From a region of the Bacteroidales bacterium genome:
- a CDS encoding DUF5009 domain-containing protein yields MKEISSIKDSPLSSGRLLSLDALRGFDMFWIIGAEGIVHALKEATGWGWAIWMSGQLDHVEWNGFRFYDLIFPLFLFLSGATMPFSLTRQLEKGIPKKKIYLHVVRRGLLLVLLGCIYNGLLQFDFEHQRYASVLAQIGIAYMLAAFIFLNTGWKGQAAWAAGIVLAYWAAMKLIPVPGFGAGVLTREGSLVTYVDQMLLPGRFHEEIFDPEGILVKIPAIATALLGALAGWWLKQKKTTEYYKVNYMVLGSVLFFLLAYLIGQSFPINKKLWSSSFIFQTAACSTLLLALFYLVIDVWRIRGWAFFFAVIGMNSITIYMATGIIDFWHTADYFFGGVARLYGENWSQVILAISVVLIEWGFLYFLYRRKIFLRV; encoded by the coding sequence ATGAAGGAAATATCATCCATCAAAGATTCCCCTCTCTCTTCCGGACGTCTGTTATCACTGGATGCGCTCAGGGGTTTCGACATGTTCTGGATCATTGGGGCCGAGGGAATTGTCCATGCGTTGAAAGAGGCAACGGGCTGGGGTTGGGCCATATGGATGTCAGGCCAGCTTGATCATGTCGAGTGGAACGGGTTCAGGTTTTATGACCTGATATTCCCACTGTTCCTTTTCCTCAGTGGCGCGACGATGCCATTTTCCCTGACCCGCCAACTGGAGAAAGGCATCCCAAAAAAGAAGATCTATCTGCATGTGGTGCGGCGGGGATTATTGTTGGTTTTACTGGGTTGCATTTATAACGGTTTGCTGCAGTTTGATTTTGAGCATCAGCGCTATGCCAGTGTGCTGGCACAGATCGGCATTGCTTACATGCTGGCAGCTTTTATTTTTCTGAATACCGGATGGAAAGGACAGGCTGCCTGGGCGGCTGGGATCGTACTGGCTTACTGGGCAGCCATGAAACTCATTCCCGTTCCCGGCTTTGGTGCCGGCGTGCTTACCAGGGAAGGAAGCCTGGTTACCTATGTGGATCAGATGCTTCTGCCGGGCAGGTTTCATGAAGAGATCTTCGATCCGGAAGGCATCCTGGTAAAGATCCCCGCTATTGCAACAGCCCTGCTTGGCGCCCTGGCCGGCTGGTGGCTGAAACAAAAGAAGACGACAGAGTACTATAAGGTTAATTATATGGTCCTGGGTTCAGTATTATTCTTCCTGCTGGCCTATCTGATCGGGCAATCTTTCCCCATCAACAAAAAACTCTGGTCTTCCTCCTTCATATTCCAGACCGCAGCTTGCAGCACCCTTCTTCTCGCATTGTTTTACCTGGTTATCGATGTGTGGAGGATTCGTGGCTGGGCCTTTTTCTTTGCGGTGATCGGGATGAACTCAATAACGATCTATATGGCCACCGGGATAATAGATTTCTGGCACACCGCTGATTATTTTTTTGGTGGTGTCGCCCGGCTATATGGGGAAAACTGGAGCCAGGTAATCCTGGCCATCAGTGTGGTGCTCATCGAATGGGGTTTTCTATATTTCCTGTACCGGAGGAAGATTTTCCTCAGGGTCTGA